In Drosophila santomea strain STO CAGO 1482 chromosome 2L, Prin_Dsan_1.1, whole genome shotgun sequence, a single window of DNA contains:
- the LOC120455016 gene encoding mucin-2 isoform X2 produces the protein MEHSNGSGKPGSDQSESPHPQSSAMTASSEGRSSKRKLYAIDEREESSPVTVGKVETDLAYDADVDELEQPSAEREIIYELFQPWALSTYGDQAKTKTITLRKKARILKALEGKEHSRPDSSKFRFWVKTKGFTTNRPEGFEEAPGSRRCLKLLPSSAILSDNPGDVDLFAASTSKGFGRRTYRKVACVEEFFDIIYNVHMELGGRSGMHAGQKRTYRIITETYAFLPREAVTRFLTICPECKKNLRPSSPSGGGKDSDLAGNESSSEVENYLNYSSHTESSLEAGPTAKRRRHSSAEIKASMASGLAVGAGAGIASSTSATQLDVLWTGLPQSRSPKPPQAAEAAVETTPVSVPKIRIKSQLQRPPSPPDHSPADPKSCPQPQSQTQSQIQSQCQSQSQSQSQSQSQSQSQPSGQCFDAQLLKSRDNLLRYYHFMRRFYAGEPVLAPPIYGSSLLQSLSYPTTISTATATPTPTTPTPTTTTAAPGKMLAPPKAATPPPNPPMIKTSPDSLLRARTPPVASTATSAARKDTAHTPINLTKSIFSSLKTGHAPSTSTPVPLKLELPSPPKPLPELRIPQLRGMPPVELSLPLPPLDLERLKPITSTYLQLTRSMGLSDEDALRFDNLFLFSLTCLAYKCNPTNAMLTSEKDNDTKALFSAEQLPPGCQPHDYKELQPNHP, from the exons ATGGAGCACTCGAATGGCAGTGGCAAGCCCGGTTCAGACCAGTCCGAGTCACCTCACCCACAGTCCTCGGCGATGACTGCCTCATCAGAGggcaggagcagcaaaagGAAGCTGTATGCCATCGATGAGCGCGAGGAGAGCTCGCCGGTGACTGTGGGCAAGGTGGAGACCGATCTGGCCTACGATGCGGATGTGGACGAGCTGGAGCAGCCGTCGGCCGAGCGCGAGATCATCTACGAGCTGTTCCAGCCGTGGGCCCTCAGCACGTATGGCGATCAGGCCAAGACCAAGACGATAACACTGCGCAAGAAGGCGCGAATTCTTAAGGCACTCGAGGGCAAGGAGCACAGTCGCCCCGACAGCTCCAAGTTCCGCTTTTGGGTCAAGACAAAGG GCTTTACCACCAATCGACCTGAGGGCTTTGAAGAGGCTCCAGGCAGTCGACGCTGCCTGAAACTTCTTCCTAGCTCGGCCATCTTGTCGGATAATCCCGGTGATGTGGACCTATTTGCCGCATCCACCAGCAAGGGATTCGGTCGACGAACCTACCGCAAGGTGGCCTGTGTGGAGGAGTTCTTTGACATCATCTACAATGTGCACATGGAACTGGGAGGTCGCAGTGGCATGCACGCGGGTCAAAAGCGCACCTACCGCATT ATCACTGAAACCTACGCGTTCTTGCCCCGTGAGGCGGTCACCCGCTTCCTGACCATTTGTCCCGAGTGCAAGAAGAACCTACGCCCCTCCTCACCATCGGGGGGCGGAAAGGACTCCGACCTGGCCGGCAACGAGAGCTCCTCCGAAGTGGAGAACTACCTCAATTATTCATCGCACACGGAGAGCTCGCTGGAGGCGGGGCCAACGGCCAAGCGCCGTCGGCACTCGAGCGCCGAAATCAAGGCCTCCATGGCCAGTGGCTTGGCTgtgggtgcgggtgcgggAATTGCCAGCAGCACGAGTGCCACTCAGCTGGATGTCCTGTGGACTGGACTGCCCCAGAGCCGAAGCCCCAAGCCACCGCAGGCGGCAGAGGCGGCTGTTGAAACCACACCTGTTAGCGTGCCCAAAATCCGGATCAAGTCTCAGTTGCAACGTCCGCCGAGTCCGCCAGATCATTCCCCTGCTGACCCGAAAAGCTGTCCCCAACCCCAGTCCCAAACTCAGTCCCAAATCCAGTCCCAGtgccaatcccaatcccaatcgcAATCGCAGTCACAGTcgcaatcccaatcccagccAAGTGGCCAATGCTTTGATGCACAGCTGCTGAAGTCGCGGGATAATCTGCTGCGATACTATCACTTCATGAGGCGCTTCTATGCCGGCGAACCGGTTTTAGCACCGCCCATCTACGGCAGCAGCCTGCTGCAGAGCCTCAGCTATCCAACCACCATCTCAACCGCCACGGCCACACCAACCCCTACGACCCCTACCCCTACCACCACTACCGCAGCCCCTGGCAAGATGCTGGCCCCTCCCAAGGCCGCAACTCCGCCACCCAATCCTCCGATGATCAAGACCTCTCCGGATAGCTTGTTGCGCGCTCGCACTCCTCCCGTGGCTTCAACAGCCACCTCCGCCGCACGCAAGGATACCGCTCACACTCCGATCAATCTAACGAAATCTATATTTTCCAGCCTGAAAACCGGACATGCACCATCCACATCGACCCCTGTTCCACTCAAGCTGGAACTGCCCAGTCCACCGAAGCCATTGCCGGAACTACGCATTCCCCAGCTGCGCGGCATGCCGCCTGTGGAGCTATCCTTGCCGCTGCCGCCCTTGGATTTGGAGCGACTGAAGCCCATCACCTCCACGTACTTGCAGTTGACACGCAGCATGGGACTCAGCGATGAGGATGCCTTGCGGTTCGACAATCTG TTTCTCTTTTCTCTGACATGCTTGGCTTATAAATGTAACCCAACTAATGCAATGCTAACGAGCGAGAAAGACAATGACACAAAAGCACTTTTCTCGGCCGAACAACTACCGCCAGGCTGTCAGCCACACGACTACAAAGAACTGCAACCAAATCACCCATAA
- the LOC120455039 gene encoding uncharacterized protein LOC120455039 translates to MQCSYILAICVSLLLLKLERTAATSVSAGPCQELINAARAVELDEVGLRELWKSRKPLVIRKQNDAGLLTTVTYELGPDGRSLSTSRVSESILPARLEDNSASKPREDWEYVPSPGPQLRRPIGESSFGTGNFETNVFDTGFPRSILFPNWELPAGVTPRVTTRTETDGLGRKVTITTRSYSGTLLPGSNVFKQTFPDTSEEPGPINTDFNPAQNPNTASFTPSRTAPTDTNSVHHSRPSQGAPVFVPVIDSTVIDSTSTTQRPSVPLPTLAAAGAGGSDQEIDDFLKQVDLSASQIENSNGEVVKTILDKNGRILTARFVLSTVKGTQEGPQQPKPTK, encoded by the exons ATGCAGTGCTCTTATATACTGGCAATCTGTGTCAGCTTGCTGCTCCTGAAACTGGAG CGAACAGCagccacttccgtttccgctggACCGTGTCAGGAACTTATAAATGCGGCCAGGGCAGTGGAGTTGGATGAAGTTGGCTTGCGAGAGTTGTGGAAGAGCAGGAAGCCGCTGGTTATCAGAAAGCAAAACGATGCTGGACTTCTCACCACTGTGACCTATGAGCTAGGACCGGATGGCAGATCGCTTTCAACGAGCAGGGTATCAGAGAGCATCCTGCCTGCTAGGCTGGAGGATAATTCCGCCTCCAAGCCCCGGGAAGATTGGGAATATGTGCCGAGTCCAGGGCCTCAGCTCCGCCGTCCCATTGGAGAATCTAGTTTCGGGACTGGTAATTTTGAAACTAATGTATTTGACACGGGTTTCCCGAGGTCTATATTGTTTCCGAACTGGGAGCTGCCAGCGGGAGTGACTCCGAGAGTTACAACTAGGACGGAAACGGATGGCTTGGGACGAAAGGTGACCATCACAACTAGATCCTACAGCGGCACTCTGCTCCCAGGAAGTAATGTGTTCAAGCAGACATTCCCCGACACCTCAGAAGAGCCTGGTCCAATCAACACAGACTTCAACCCGGCCCAAAATCCGAACACTGCATCCTTCACCCCATCTCGCACTGCACCTACTGATACCAACTCTGTACATCATTCCCGACCAAGTCAAGGGGCTCCCGTCTTTGTGCCAGTGATTGACTCAACAGTGATTGACTCAACGTCCACCACCCAGCGGCCTTCAGTGCCCCTGCCCACCctcgcagcagcaggagccgGCGGATCGGACCAGGAGATTGATGATTTCTTGAAACAAGTGGATCTGAGTGCCTCACAAATCGAGAACTCAAATGGTGAAGTGGTCAAGACGATTCTGGATAAGAACGGAAGAATTCTTACCGCCAGATTTGTTCTAAGCACCGTCAAAGGAACTCAGGAAGGTCCTCAACAGCCAAAGCCGACCAAGTAA
- the LOC120455043 gene encoding uncharacterized protein LOC120455043, producing the protein MKFESLLIICISVLLQLQMGATIPMGSALQPSVYAQARRFNLDEEIVNNMRLNKKPWIVTETKPNGMVIRHIFELSHNERLLSRSTQVMFPQNQGNHEFLCQWQSFLNFFNDFDILQFGSQFIPFGVDRIPQNCPCRGFPCLNEQDERNLGPQDVPKGNERVPHRDSDYDRRPPNPASPQRPVAPTPTLKPPTLDNTEPIWVPVPDPTTTERSSVPLPTAAPKGKGSDPVIDDFLAKVDLTVADIKEEDGQLVTTIVDKQGRVLSVSFALSENDKGQPRAAN; encoded by the exons ATGAAGTTCGAAAGTCTTCTGATTATCTGCATTAGCGTGCTTCTTCAATTACAG ATGGGAGCAACTATACCTATGGGCAGTGCACTCCAACCTTCTGTATACGCACAAGCTAGGCGTTTCAATCTGGATGAAGAAATAGTAAATAATATGCGGCTCAATAAAAAGCCGTGGATTGTCACAGAAACTAAACCGAACGGTATGGTGATTAGGCATATCTTCGAGTTGAGCCACAACGAAAGGCTTCTCTCAAGGAGCACGCAAGTCATGTTCCCACAAAATCAAGGCAATCATGAATTTCTATGCCAGTGGCAATCgtttttaaactttttcaatGACTTTGATATCCTGCAATTTGGTTCGCAATTTATTCCTTTTGGAGTAGATCGCATTCCTCAAAATTGTCCTTGCCGAGGATTTCCCTGTTTGAATGAGCAGGATGAAAGGAATTTAGGGCCTCAAGACGTCCCCAAAGGAAATGAACGCGTTCCCCATAGGGACTCGGATTATGATAGAAGGCCGCCAAATCCAGCTTCGCCACAGCGGCCAGTGGCACCTACGCCCACCCTGAAACCCCCCACCTTGGACAATACGGAGCCCATATGGGTTCCAGTCCCAGATCCGACAACAACCGAGCGAAGTTCGGTCCCACTGCCCACGGCTGCACCCAAAGGCAAAGGATCTGACCCGGTAATCGATGACTTTTTGGCAAAGGTGGATCTCACTGTCGCGGACATCAAGGAGGAGGATGGCCAGTTGGTCACCACAATCGTGGACAAACAAGGACGAGTCCTAAGTGTCAGTTTTGCCCTGAGTGAGAATGACAAAGGGCAACCGCGTGCTGCGAATTAG